In Ruminococcus sp. HUN007, a genomic segment contains:
- a CDS encoding biotin transporter BioY, whose protein sequence is MTGTISTSRNKTVMMCLCAMFTALIIIGGFIKIPIPPVPFTLQFQFTTLAGLLLGKKYGSLSALLYVILGLIGIPVFTKGGGLWYVFEPTFGYLVGYIPGAFVTGLIAHKEKEPSQKRLLAAAFAGYAVVYAFGMLHCYIIMNYYLDGDGMKVWPLFVNCFLIFLPKDVVLTVLVSLAAKRILPATQKYTG, encoded by the coding sequence ATGACCGGAACGATCAGTACCAGCAGAAACAAAACAGTAATGATGTGCCTGTGCGCAATGTTTACAGCGCTTATCATCATAGGCGGATTTATAAAAATCCCGATACCGCCTGTACCTTTCACACTTCAGTTTCAGTTTACAACACTCGCAGGACTTCTTCTCGGAAAAAAGTACGGTTCGTTAAGTGCTCTGCTTTACGTTATTCTCGGACTTATAGGAATACCGGTATTCACAAAGGGAGGCGGACTCTGGTATGTGTTTGAACCAACGTTCGGATACCTTGTCGGATACATTCCGGGTGCCTTCGTTACAGGACTTATCGCCCATAAGGAAAAGGAACCTTCACAGAAGAGACTTCTCGCAGCGGCTTTTGCCGGATATGCAGTAGTCTATGCATTTGGTATGCTTCACTGCTACATAATCATGAACTATTACCTTGACGGCGACGGAATGAAAGTCTGGCCGCTTTTCGTAAACTGTTTTCTTATCTTCCTGCCAAAGGATGTTGTCCTTACAGTCCTCGTTTCCCTTGCAGCAAAGAGAATACTTCCTGCGACACAGAAATATACCGGATGA